TCGATGCTGCGGTCACTGACTCGGATAAAGGGCGTAGTACCTGCGTAATCGCTTCGGCAACAATACGGTGTTCACGACGCTCTTTGTCGTCTTCTAACAACGATTGCTCCAGCGCGTCGTCCTCCGGTTGATCTACACCGCGTCTGCGGGTACCTGCCAAGGCTTCACTAGAAAGCTTCATTCCATGACGATGATATAAACGCTCAGGTGACGCGCCGAGAAAGGCACGATCTTGCGCCGGCTGAAAACAAAACAAATAGGCGCGCTCATTATAATGAGCCAACTGCCTGAGTAAAGAAATAGGATTGATTTTGTCTTGGGCGTGAAAGAGGCTTTCCCGCGCCAGTACCACTTTTTCAAGTTCGCAACGCTTCATATCATGGAGGAGCGTTTCGACGAGGCGATTCCATTCGACAAAATCAGGGATATCCCGCCCTTTCCTGAAATCAGCCAAAGGTTGTGACGCCGGGGACGCGTCAAAAGAAAGCTCTCTTAATATGCTTAAGGCTTTTGTACGATCGGCTTCGTCGTAGAGCGTACAGGCAAGATGGCATTCTGCATGGTCGCGAAAGAGTTCTACCAAGGGCAGAATAAATCGGCAGGTTTTAAAGTTATGCCAGCGCGGGTTTTTATTATGATCAAAATAGAATCGAAAACCGCCATAATAGCGGGCTGCCGAACTATGTTCGGGCAGCCTTTCCCGTATTTGCTTCAGCGCAGCGGCAACAAAATCGGCCCCTTCAGGAGCGATGATATCTGCTTCTCCGAGACCGGCCATTTCGGTGTTTCGGCTTCGATCCTGCCAATAATAGCGTGATGGATAGCGCTGCACTTCCAGCCATGCACGGAACGAAAGGCTTGGGATGGGCACTTTTAAACGCTGTGCCAGACCATCTGTTAAAGGGGTCTGTGTGACTTTTTCATGAAGCTGATCCCGTGCGATGCGGAGCTGTTGCAGCACCGTGTTTTTTGTCTTGCTCACCATGGACACTACTCCCGCGATCTGTTTATTGGAAGCGGCATCCAAGGAGAAGAACGTGTGCATGACTCTTTTAATACACGCCATGCACGCGGCGTGATTCTATTGATTATTGTTCCTTGCAATGGGAAACTTTCTTTGCAGTAGATGAACGAAGATATACGTGGCTTCCGGAGAAATATACCAAGACATGGCTATGTATTTCACGCTTAAGCCATGGGGTCACCAACATTTCTTTCGAAATGAATAATGACAAGCCCGCTTATAACATCCGTCGACGTCGACATCTCCCTCAACAACATTTATCGAAGCGATTGATTGCTCCAGTACGCCAAGTCGACAAAGCGTTTCCACGCGTGAAGCTCTTCTCTTTGCAGCGGTGTGTGGTACCGTGGCAGCCAACGGGGTGAAACAGGCTTGCGTATGAGCGGCATCTCCGCCTCTTCCGGCGTCTGATCGCGTTTTTTTAAGTTGCAGCGGGTGCAGGCGAGAACGAGATTTTCCCAAGTGTCTGCGCCGCCCCGGGAACGGGGTACGACATGATCAATCGTGAGCGCTGCACGCGGAAATTTGCATCCACAGTACTGACACCTGTTCTTATCACGGGCGAAAATATTTCTGCGCGATAAACGTAGTACAGGCGCATAAAAGCCGTTATACTCTTTCAACACGATCACTTCAGGCAAGCGTATCCGATCGGTGGGCGTAAACACATACCTTCGCGGCGGCAAGCCATTATGATCTTTTGAAAAGGCAAGCCACGAATCGAAATCATAGAGGGAATAGTCTTTCGGATGCACGACTTGCGCATGCCCTTGAAAGAGCAGTGTCAAGGCGCGTTTTGCAGGGGTCACGTTAATGGCAACCCACGATTTATTTAAGACTAGTACGTATGCTGTTAACATAATTTAGACTCGAATCGGTGAGAATACCTTATGACAGTATACGCCCTTCAACGGGTTTACGCAAGAAAGGCGGTATCGTAGCTTGATCTTCATATTCGCTTTACTGCAGAAAAGCGGTTCTGAAAAACAAAACCTCGACCCGTGAAAAGTGGTCGAGGCAGTCATTGAGATTCAACTATTTTCAATAAGCAAAATTAAACGGCGGTTTCGAGTTCTTCACCGTAATATTCAGCATAGCATTCGGCGTGCCAATATTCGCCATCAATTTCAAAGGCTTCGTCAAATGCGAATTCATTGTCGTCAATGTATTCATTACATAATGCGCACTGCATAGTATTCACCTCGCTTTCTAAATGTAATTGTAGACTTGATATAGTCAAAATAGGGGGAAAAGAAGAGTTGTCAGCAGGTTACCATTCGTATTCTCGACATGCTTATACCATATTCCAAGACGGAAGTCAAGCTATTTTGAAAATATTTTTTTAAAGAGTCCATTGCCCCAAAAAGAAAGGACCCTTTTTCAGTCGCTGTTCTGTGATACGACAGGTTAATTTTCAATAATGCCCGTCTTTTTCATCCAAAGAATACAGAGGCTTGGCCAAGTCGATAATGCAGGGTCACCCTTGCCCATACCAAAGCCGTGGGCACCCTGTTCATAGATATGCATTTCTGCGGGCACACCGGCTTGGAGCAGAGCAGCATAATAAGCCAAACTGTTATTTGCAGATACGCCGCTGTCTGCCGTGGTGTGCACCAAGAAAGCGGGCGGTGTATCTTTAGTGACTTGTGTATGATTGCTCAGTGAATCTACCAAAGACTCATCAGCATCTTTGCCCAATAGATTATTGCGCGAACCCATATGACCAATATCGGGGTGGAGCGAAATGACAGGGTAAATCAAAATAGAAAAGTCCGGTCGGCACGATTGACGCGATATAGTATCTTCTGAGTCGGGATCGCCCGCGTCAAAATGAGTGGATGCCGTAGAGGCAAGATGACCGCCTGCGGAGAAACCCAAAACGCCCACACGCTCCGGATCCACGCGCCATTCTTCTGCATGATCACGCACTAAACGGAGGGCACGCTGCACATCCTCTAGGGGTAGCGGATGGCGATGGGGCGCGACGCGATACTGCAGGACAAATGCCGCCACGCCATGACTATTAAGCCAATGGGCGATGTCTACGCCCTCATAAGACATTGCCAAGGTGCCATAGCCGCCTCCGGGACAAACGATTACTGCAGGACAGGCTTCCTTTGCGGCTGATATGGGGAAGAGATGCAGTAAGGGGGCTTCGTCCCCTTGAGTTTCGGCAAGGGCAGCCGATTCCCCGTATAAAAGAGACAGCGCCGGTACGTTGGTTGTGGGAGAAATAAAAGGGA
Above is a window of Candidatus Hydrogenedentota bacterium DNA encoding:
- a CDS encoding isochorismate synthase — translated: MHTFFSLDAASNKQIAGVVSMVSKTKNTVLQQLRIARDQLHEKVTQTPLTDGLAQRLKVPIPSLSFRAWLEVQRYPSRYYWQDRSRNTEMAGLGEADIIAPEGADFVAAALKQIRERLPEHSSAARYYGGFRFYFDHNKNPRWHNFKTCRFILPLVELFRDHAECHLACTLYDEADRTKALSILRELSFDASPASQPLADFRKGRDIPDFVEWNRLVETLLHDMKRCELEKVVLARESLFHAQDKINPISLLRQLAHYNERAYLFCFQPAQDRAFLGASPERLYHRHGMKLSSEALAGTRRRGVDQPEDDALEQSLLEDDKERREHRIVAEAITQVLRPLSESVTAASKPTVVKLSYCQHLYTPIKAQLRRSVQDENLLDALHPTPAVGGKPTDKAMHWVLDNEPIERGIYASPVGWVSRESAEFCVGIRSALVKDNNLSLFAGAGIVPGSEPSEEWKELEAKMSQFTRIIMKDQIHESA
- a CDS encoding HNH endonuclease, with the protein product MLTAYVLVLNKSWVAINVTPAKRALTLLFQGHAQVVHPKDYSLYDFDSWLAFSKDHNGLPPRRYVFTPTDRIRLPEVIVLKEYNGFYAPVLRLSRRNIFARDKNRCQYCGCKFPRAALTIDHVVPRSRGGADTWENLVLACTRCNLKKRDQTPEEAEMPLIRKPVSPRWLPRYHTPLQREELHAWKRFVDLAYWSNQSLR
- a CDS encoding alpha/beta hydrolase; translated protein: MISSLLTSLILAAAIPFISPTTNVPALSLLYGESAALAETQGDEAPLLHLFPISAAKEACPAVIVCPGGGYGTLAMSYEGVDIAHWLNSHGVAAFVLQYRVAPHRHPLPLEDVQRALRLVRDHAEEWRVDPERVGVLGFSAGGHLASTASTHFDAGDPDSEDTISRQSCRPDFSILIYPVISLHPDIGHMGSRNNLLGKDADESLVDSLSNHTQVTKDTPPAFLVHTTADSGVSANNSLAYYAALLQAGVPAEMHIYEQGAHGFGMGKGDPALSTWPSLCILWMKKTGIIEN